The following coding sequences are from one Mycobacterium bourgelatii window:
- a CDS encoding tetratricopeptide repeat protein encodes MTVTTGITSDTEDEKAEVAGEDVDIEETEAADDTEAETETETENDAEADEESEAEDAEDSDDKDTEVIAETDDDDDIPFGRKRKTKGDKSGLANRSWRQYLRRGALPLLLLISLGINGFFGWQQWQQRQLDQAGQEAQQAAVNYAQVLTSIDSNNVDENFRQVLDGATGEFKDMYTQSSVQLRQLLIDNKATAHGVVIDSAIQSKSTDKVIVLVFIDQTVTNTAAPDPRIDRSRIKMTMEKVDGRWKAAKVQLL; translated from the coding sequence GTGACTGTGACAACTGGGATTACCAGCGATACCGAGGACGAGAAGGCGGAAGTCGCAGGCGAGGACGTCGACATCGAAGAGACCGAGGCCGCGGACGACACCGAGGCCGAGACCGAGACCGAGACCGAAAACGATGCCGAGGCGGACGAAGAATCCGAGGCCGAGGACGCCGAAGACTCGGACGACAAAGACACCGAAGTCATCGCCGAGACCGACGACGACGACGACATCCCGTTCGGGCGCAAGCGCAAGACCAAAGGCGACAAGTCCGGGCTGGCCAACCGATCCTGGCGACAGTACCTGCGCCGCGGCGCGCTGCCGCTGCTACTCCTCATCTCCCTCGGCATCAACGGTTTCTTCGGGTGGCAGCAGTGGCAACAGCGACAGTTGGACCAGGCGGGACAAGAGGCTCAACAAGCCGCCGTCAACTACGCGCAGGTACTGACCAGCATCGACTCCAACAACGTCGACGAGAACTTCCGGCAGGTCCTCGACGGAGCGACCGGTGAGTTCAAGGACATGTACACCCAGTCGAGCGTGCAACTTCGGCAACTGCTGATCGACAACAAGGCCACCGCCCACGGGGTGGTGATCGACTCGGCGATCCAGTCGAAGTCCACCGACAAGGTCATCGTGCTGGTGTTCATCGACCAGACCGTCACCAACACGGCGGCACCCGATCCGCGGATCGACCGCAGCCGAATCAAGATGACCATGGAGAAGGTCGACGGCCGCTGGAAGGCAGCGAAAGTCCAGCTGCTTTAA
- a CDS encoding DMT family transporter, with the protein MARTDLAVVLALSSALCIATGDVLQQQVAHRITDKSVGQVKLLAKLVRNRRWRWGTVLLAASIGLQAAALGQGSVLLVQALLMLSLLFALPMSAVLSKRKVTASQWIWAGLLTAAVTVVVVVGHPEAGHSGAPLRTWAVVAVVLGPVLALCVVTAQIRGGPRGAMLFALVSGSLWGVFAVLTKEVVARLGDGGGALVRTPELYACILVAMGGILWSQSAFRAGPLTASMPTLQVAQPVVAAALGLLVLDEKLNTGRVGLIALGVASLVMVAAIVKLAGFEAVATRDGLAAERRDAISQPT; encoded by the coding sequence ATGGCCAGAACCGATCTCGCCGTCGTGCTGGCATTGAGTTCGGCGCTGTGCATCGCGACCGGCGACGTGCTCCAGCAGCAAGTGGCGCACCGGATCACGGACAAGTCGGTCGGCCAGGTCAAGCTGCTGGCCAAGCTGGTCCGCAACCGACGCTGGCGGTGGGGGACCGTGCTGCTTGCGGCGAGCATCGGTTTGCAGGCGGCCGCGCTGGGCCAGGGTTCGGTGCTCTTGGTGCAGGCGCTGCTCATGCTTTCGCTGCTGTTCGCACTTCCCATGAGTGCCGTCCTGTCGAAGCGGAAAGTGACTGCATCCCAATGGATCTGGGCCGGCTTGCTGACAGCTGCGGTGACGGTGGTCGTCGTTGTCGGTCATCCGGAGGCGGGTCATTCGGGTGCACCGCTGCGGACCTGGGCCGTGGTCGCGGTGGTGCTGGGACCGGTGTTGGCGCTGTGCGTCGTCACTGCCCAAATCCGAGGAGGGCCTCGGGGGGCGATGTTGTTCGCCTTGGTGTCCGGTTCGCTGTGGGGTGTCTTTGCCGTACTGACCAAGGAGGTCGTCGCCCGGCTCGGCGATGGCGGCGGGGCGCTGGTCCGGACTCCTGAGCTGTATGCCTGCATCTTGGTCGCGATGGGGGGCATCCTTTGGAGCCAGTCGGCGTTTCGGGCCGGGCCGTTGACCGCGTCGATGCCCACTTTGCAGGTGGCCCAGCCCGTGGTGGCGGCCGCGCTGGGTCTGTTGGTCCTCGACGAGAAGCTGAACACGGGTCGTGTGGGGTTGATCGCGCTGGGGGTAGCGAGCCTGGTGATGGTGGCGGCCATCGTCAAGCTGGCGGGGTTCGAGGCCGTCGCGACCCGCGATGGATTAGCGGCCGAACGCAGAGATGCCATCAGTCAACCGACTTAA
- a CDS encoding L,D-transpeptidase, whose product MTPLRRRRSWLAMAMVPVAVFVGACGGHSTAAPSPANVIENKGTPFADLMVPKLTASVTDGAVGVTVDAPVTVGVSDGVLQSVTMVNENGKTIDGQLSPDGLHWATTEQLGYNRRYTLNVKALGLGGVASRQMTFQTSSPAHLTMPYVLPNDGEVVGVGSPVAIQFDENITNRLAAQKAIVITTNPPVEGAFYWLNSREVRWRPEHFWKPGTTVDVSVNTYGVDLGDGMFGEDNVKTHFTIGDEVIAVADDETKMVTVRVNGEVVKTMPTSMGKNSTPTANGIYIVGQRYKHIIMDSSTYGVPVNSPNGYRTDVDWATQISYSGVFVHSAPWSVGAQGHTNTSHGCLNVSPSNAQWFYEHIKRGDIVQVMNTVGGTLPGTEGLGDWNIPWEQWRAGNANTN is encoded by the coding sequence ATGACGCCTTTGCGGAGACGTCGATCGTGGCTGGCTATGGCCATGGTCCCGGTTGCTGTGTTTGTGGGTGCGTGCGGCGGCCACAGCACCGCCGCACCGTCACCGGCGAACGTCATCGAGAACAAGGGGACGCCGTTCGCCGACCTCATGGTTCCCAAGCTCACCGCTTCGGTCACCGATGGAGCCGTCGGTGTCACGGTCGATGCGCCGGTCACGGTGGGCGTTTCTGACGGCGTGCTGCAGTCGGTGACCATGGTCAACGAGAATGGCAAGACCATCGACGGCCAGCTCAGTCCCGACGGCCTGCACTGGGCCACCACCGAGCAACTCGGCTACAACCGGCGCTACACGCTGAATGTGAAGGCGCTCGGACTGGGTGGTGTGGCGAGCCGCCAGATGACCTTCCAGACCAGTTCGCCCGCGCACCTGACGATGCCCTACGTCTTGCCGAACGACGGCGAGGTCGTGGGTGTCGGGTCGCCGGTAGCGATCCAATTCGACGAGAACATCACCAACCGGCTCGCCGCCCAGAAGGCCATCGTCATCACCACCAACCCGCCCGTCGAAGGCGCCTTCTACTGGCTGAACAGCCGCGAAGTCCGTTGGCGGCCCGAGCATTTCTGGAAGCCAGGGACCACCGTCGACGTCTCGGTCAACACCTACGGGGTCGACCTGGGTGACGGCATGTTCGGCGAAGACAACGTGAAGACGCATTTCACCATCGGCGACGAGGTGATCGCGGTCGCTGACGACGAAACCAAGATGGTGACGGTGCGGGTCAACGGCGAAGTGGTCAAGACCATGCCGACGTCGATGGGCAAGAACAGCACGCCGACGGCGAACGGGATCTACATCGTGGGCCAGCGGTACAAGCACATCATCATGGACTCCTCGACCTACGGCGTGCCGGTCAACTCGCCCAACGGATATCGCACCGATGTCGACTGGGCGACGCAGATCTCCTACAGCGGCGTGTTCGTGCACTCTGCGCCCTGGTCGGTGGGTGCTCAGGGCCACACCAACACCAGCCACGGTTGTCTCAATGTCAGCCCAAGCAACGCGCAGTGGTTCTACGAACACATCAAGCGCGGTGACATCGTCCAGGTGATGAACACCGTGGGAGGCACCCTCCCCGGCACCGAGGGCCTGGGTGACTGGAACATCCCGTGGGAACAGTGGCGCGCCGGTAACGCCAACACCAACTGA
- a CDS encoding GNAT family N-acetyltransferase: MNTMDDAITIRHPTENDWQALYENQARTFGDPADPQTIEAWKRRVKLEDILIAEDVSDPQQPFVVGTSIIYRAQLTVPGGASMRAAWLTMITVASTHQGRGVWGQLSAQGLGKLLERGYPIICGVPTQTGMYDRLGGGVASYFHSYCIYRRWAKLRDVPRRNRAREVNADEAKKRLPEIYERWRTTTNGAITRDTAWWADYLEDRPTQRGNGSELYYRIHPDGFLTYRIFDQKARAFLPPFGTVVVQDFCAITDEAHSELLQTLLVLEMFDKVEIQVAVDDPLPLKLRDPRAAQTKGTSDFLWIRINDVPDALGMRTYSADADLVLEVADPLNLAGGRYRLQIRDGVGKCTPAEGQPDVEIGLSELATIYMGAHRPFELHRADRIIEVRPGALKELDDAFRTESAPYCGTLF, translated from the coding sequence ATGAACACGATGGATGACGCCATCACTATCCGACATCCCACCGAAAACGACTGGCAGGCGCTCTACGAGAACCAGGCTCGCACTTTCGGGGACCCAGCCGACCCTCAGACGATCGAAGCGTGGAAACGCCGCGTCAAACTCGAGGACATTCTGATCGCCGAGGATGTCTCCGATCCGCAGCAGCCATTTGTGGTGGGGACGTCCATCATTTACCGCGCCCAGCTCACCGTGCCGGGTGGTGCCAGCATGCGAGCCGCTTGGCTGACGATGATCACCGTCGCGTCAACACACCAGGGACGCGGTGTTTGGGGACAGCTCAGCGCTCAGGGACTCGGGAAATTGTTGGAGCGCGGCTATCCGATCATCTGCGGTGTTCCCACCCAAACCGGGATGTACGACCGGTTGGGCGGGGGCGTGGCGAGCTACTTCCACAGCTATTGCATTTACCGTCGCTGGGCAAAGCTGCGAGACGTGCCGCGCAGAAATCGGGCGCGCGAGGTCAACGCGGACGAAGCGAAAAAGCGGTTGCCGGAAATCTACGAACGATGGCGTACCACAACGAATGGCGCGATAACCCGGGACACCGCGTGGTGGGCCGATTACCTCGAGGACAGGCCGACCCAACGGGGAAATGGATCCGAGCTTTACTACCGAATTCATCCCGACGGCTTCCTGACGTATCGGATCTTCGACCAGAAAGCGCGTGCATTTCTGCCGCCTTTTGGCACCGTGGTCGTCCAGGATTTTTGCGCCATCACCGACGAAGCTCACAGCGAGTTGCTGCAGACACTGTTGGTTTTGGAGATGTTCGACAAGGTGGAGATCCAGGTCGCGGTCGACGATCCGCTCCCGCTCAAACTGCGTGACCCGCGTGCCGCCCAAACCAAGGGCACGAGCGACTTCCTCTGGATACGCATCAACGATGTGCCCGATGCGCTGGGCATGCGCACGTACAGCGCCGACGCAGACCTGGTGCTGGAGGTCGCAGACCCGCTGAATCTTGCCGGTGGACGGTACCGCCTGCAGATCCGCGACGGTGTCGGGAAGTGCACGCCGGCCGAAGGGCAGCCGGACGTCGAAATCGGGCTTTCCGAACTGGCAACGATCTACATGGGCGCCCATCGGCCTTTCGAACTGCACCGCGCGGACCGCATCATCGAAGTGCGCCCGGGCGCGCTCAAGGAGCTGGACGACGCCTTCCGCACGGAAAGCGCACCCTACTGCGGGACGCTCTTCTGA
- a CDS encoding MMPL family transporter yields the protein MLQAITRLAIAAPRRILAIAALVFVAAAIFGIPVINSLSGGGFQDPTSESARATDLLREKFGKTDQKMLIVVTAPDGARSEQARRVGADIVERLNRSPWVLDVASPWTLSPDQTPPGQPPQAADQLISKDGKSGMIVAGLKGGENDAQQYASTLSEELVHDRDGVTVRDGGMAVAYAQINHQNERDLLLMESIAIPLSFAVLVWALRGVVAALLPIALGALAIVGTMSVLRLISFATDVSIYALDLSIAMGFALAIDYNLLIVSRYREELTREGDRDQALLRTMTTAGRTVVFSAATVGLSMAVMALFPMYFLKSSAYTIVATAIIVAIGAVVVTPAAIALLGPRLDALDVRGLARRMWPKATWLRDHSRTSAAFWYRSTKFVLRHALPVGLSVVVLLLLLGLPFLGVKWGFPDERVLPESASARQVADMLDTDFPGGFGTEVTVVVPDARGVTPADLERYAAELSRVPDVAAVTAPTGTFVAGSLAGPPVAATGMTGESAFLTVATTAPLYSTASDVQLDRLHEVAGPAGRSVEMGGLAQINRDSVNAITERLPAVLGLIAVISFVLIFSLTGSVLLPLQALVCNVLSLTAAFGALVWIFQDGHLGALGTTPNGTLNANIPVLLFCIAVGLAMDYEVFLVSRIHEYWLAAQASRRHPPSAAEARADNDESTALGLAGIGRVVTSAALVMSISFAALIPAQVSFMRMLGVGLTLAVLVDATLVRMVLVPAFIHLLGRWTWWAPRPLVRLHERLALGEADAAAVGRRRWATDTDETEDASPGSDEPSDGGSGQELAAASPKDVG from the coding sequence ATGCTGCAAGCAATCACTCGTCTTGCCATCGCCGCGCCGCGCCGCATACTTGCAATCGCGGCGCTGGTCTTTGTCGCAGCCGCCATTTTCGGCATCCCGGTGATCAACAGCCTGTCCGGCGGCGGGTTTCAAGATCCGACTTCGGAATCCGCGCGGGCGACCGATCTTCTCAGGGAGAAATTCGGCAAGACCGATCAGAAAATGCTGATCGTGGTGACCGCGCCCGACGGCGCTCGCAGCGAGCAGGCGCGGCGGGTCGGCGCCGACATCGTCGAGCGTCTGAATCGATCACCGTGGGTCTTGGATGTGGCTTCGCCGTGGACCCTCTCGCCCGATCAGACGCCTCCTGGTCAGCCACCGCAGGCCGCCGACCAGCTGATCAGCAAGGACGGCAAGTCCGGGATGATCGTGGCGGGCCTGAAAGGCGGCGAGAACGACGCGCAGCAATACGCCAGCACCCTTTCGGAGGAACTGGTCCACGACCGCGACGGTGTCACAGTGCGCGACGGCGGCATGGCCGTCGCCTATGCACAGATCAACCATCAGAACGAGCGTGACCTGCTGTTGATGGAGTCCATCGCGATTCCGCTGAGCTTCGCCGTGCTGGTGTGGGCGCTGCGCGGCGTGGTGGCGGCCCTGCTGCCGATTGCCCTGGGCGCTCTCGCCATCGTGGGCACCATGTCGGTGCTGCGGCTGATCAGCTTCGCAACCGACGTGTCCATCTACGCCCTGGACCTCAGCATCGCGATGGGTTTCGCGCTGGCGATCGACTACAACCTGTTGATCGTCAGTCGCTACCGCGAAGAGCTGACCCGAGAAGGCGACCGGGACCAGGCGCTGTTACGGACCATGACCACCGCCGGCCGAACCGTGGTGTTCTCCGCCGCCACCGTCGGGCTGTCGATGGCCGTGATGGCGCTGTTCCCCATGTACTTCTTGAAGTCGTCGGCGTACACGATCGTGGCGACCGCGATCATCGTTGCGATCGGGGCCGTCGTGGTAACGCCCGCCGCGATCGCTCTGTTGGGCCCACGTCTCGACGCGCTGGATGTTCGCGGACTGGCACGCCGAATGTGGCCGAAGGCGACCTGGTTACGGGACCACAGCCGGACCAGCGCGGCGTTTTGGTATCGATCGACCAAATTTGTGTTGCGCCACGCCCTGCCGGTCGGGCTGAGCGTCGTCGTGCTTCTGTTGCTGCTGGGACTTCCGTTCCTGGGTGTGAAGTGGGGCTTCCCGGATGAGCGGGTGTTGCCCGAATCCGCCTCGGCGCGCCAAGTCGCCGACATGCTGGACACGGATTTTCCCGGCGGGTTCGGCACGGAGGTGACCGTTGTCGTGCCCGACGCCCGCGGCGTCACGCCTGCCGACCTGGAGCGTTACGCCGCGGAATTGTCACGCGTGCCCGACGTGGCCGCGGTGACCGCGCCGACGGGGACGTTTGTGGCGGGATCTCTGGCGGGCCCGCCGGTCGCGGCCACCGGCATGACCGGCGAGAGCGCATTTCTCACCGTGGCCACCACCGCGCCGTTGTACTCAACAGCTTCCGACGTTCAGCTCGATCGATTACACGAGGTCGCCGGGCCGGCGGGGCGATCGGTCGAGATGGGCGGGCTGGCGCAGATCAACCGCGACAGCGTGAACGCGATCACCGAGCGATTACCGGCCGTATTAGGCCTGATCGCCGTCATTTCCTTCGTGCTCATCTTCTCGCTCACCGGCAGCGTGCTACTCCCGCTACAGGCGCTGGTGTGCAATGTCTTGTCACTGACCGCCGCCTTCGGCGCGCTGGTGTGGATCTTTCAGGACGGCCATCTCGGCGCCCTGGGGACCACTCCTAACGGGACGCTGAACGCCAACATCCCGGTGTTGTTGTTCTGCATCGCCGTCGGGTTGGCCATGGATTACGAGGTGTTTCTGGTCTCGCGGATCCACGAGTACTGGCTGGCCGCTCAAGCGTCGCGAAGGCACCCACCGAGTGCGGCCGAAGCCCGCGCCGACAACGACGAGAGCACGGCACTGGGCCTCGCCGGCATCGGCCGGGTGGTTACCAGCGCCGCGCTGGTGATGTCGATCTCGTTCGCTGCGTTGATCCCCGCGCAGGTGTCGTTCATGCGGATGCTCGGTGTCGGGCTGACGCTTGCCGTGCTGGTCGACGCCACACTGGTGCGAATGGTCCTGGTTCCGGCGTTCATTCACCTGCTTGGCCGCTGGACTTGGTGGGCGCCGAGGCCGTTGGTCCGGCTGCATGAGCGGCTCGCGTTGGGTGAGGCCGACGCCGCGGCGGTTGGCCGGCGGCGCTGGGCCACCGACACCGATGAAACAGAAGACGCTTCGCCGGGGTCCGATGAGCCCTCTGACGGGGGTTCGGGGCAGGAGTTGGCTGCCGCATCTCCGAAGGACGTCGGGTAG
- a CDS encoding TetR family transcriptional regulator, whose amino-acid sequence MRSTTELRDTILNAARSEFAQYGLAGARIDRIARTAEASKERLYAHFKDKETLFRSVVAADRAEFFAAVTLRPDAVPEFAGDIYDLAARRPEHVRMMTWANLEGLELEPSPNEDLESLQARDIAIIEEAQAAGYVDAAWRPFDLLVLLFGVALAWAQSPHPDSVTDDPEVIAARRAAAVEAARRIAAPKT is encoded by the coding sequence GTGCGATCCACCACAGAACTTCGCGACACCATCCTGAACGCGGCCCGCTCCGAGTTCGCGCAATATGGGTTGGCCGGCGCGCGTATCGACCGCATCGCCCGCACTGCCGAGGCCAGCAAGGAGCGGTTGTACGCGCACTTCAAGGACAAGGAGACGCTGTTCCGCAGTGTGGTCGCCGCCGACCGCGCCGAGTTCTTTGCCGCCGTCACCCTGCGCCCGGACGCGGTGCCCGAGTTCGCCGGGGATATCTACGACCTGGCGGCCCGACGTCCCGAACATGTACGGATGATGACCTGGGCGAATCTGGAGGGCTTGGAGCTCGAGCCGTCTCCGAACGAGGATCTCGAGTCTTTGCAGGCACGTGATATCGCGATCATCGAGGAAGCCCAGGCCGCGGGGTATGTCGATGCGGCGTGGCGGCCGTTTGACCTGCTCGTTCTCCTGTTCGGCGTCGCGCTGGCCTGGGCGCAGTCGCCGCATCCCGACAGCGTCACCGACGATCCGGAGGTCATCGCGGCTCGCCGTGCGGCTGCGGTGGAAGCTGCACGCCGCATCGCGGCGCCAAAGACGTAG
- a CDS encoding ABC transporter permease, which yields MTLDQSTPTSATVSAPKTAAPWSLVQRWWPPLLAVGVAVALWWLATGVLAPTHSLLRETTPPKVIRAFGDLFNRGVLLPDTGVSLWRLLVGLLVAAVIGIPAGLLIGLNDTADRATRPVVQFLRMISPLSWAPISVALFGIGNEPVIFLIAAAAVWPMLINTAAGVHAIDPGYLQVARSFGASRVELLTVVVLPAIRGQLQTGLRVALGIAWVVLVPAEMLGVRSGLGYQILNARDQLAYGQVVAVIVVIGVIGYLLDLFARRALSGSRRAGEG from the coding sequence ATGACTCTTGACCAGAGCACTCCGACCTCGGCCACGGTGTCGGCACCCAAGACGGCCGCGCCGTGGTCGCTCGTGCAGCGTTGGTGGCCGCCGCTACTCGCGGTCGGGGTTGCGGTCGCGCTGTGGTGGCTGGCCACCGGTGTCTTGGCGCCCACCCATTCGTTGTTGCGGGAAACCACGCCGCCCAAGGTGATCAGGGCGTTCGGCGACCTTTTCAACCGTGGTGTGCTGCTGCCCGACACCGGGGTCAGCCTGTGGCGGTTGCTGGTGGGATTGCTGGTTGCCGCCGTGATCGGGATTCCCGCTGGGTTGCTTATCGGGCTCAACGACACCGCCGATCGCGCCACCCGGCCGGTTGTGCAGTTTCTGCGTATGATCTCGCCGCTGTCTTGGGCGCCAATATCGGTGGCGCTCTTTGGCATCGGCAACGAGCCGGTCATCTTCCTGATCGCCGCGGCCGCGGTGTGGCCGATGTTGATCAACACGGCGGCCGGTGTGCACGCGATCGATCCCGGTTACCTGCAGGTGGCTCGGTCGTTCGGTGCCAGCCGGGTGGAACTGCTGACCGTCGTGGTGCTGCCCGCGATTCGGGGGCAGCTGCAGACCGGGCTGCGTGTCGCGCTGGGCATCGCCTGGGTGGTGCTGGTGCCTGCCGAAATGCTCGGTGTGCGATCGGGTTTGGGTTACCAGATACTCAACGCCCGTGATCAGCTGGCGTACGGCCAGGTGGTGGCGGTGATCGTCGTCATCGGTGTCATCGGGTACCTGCTGGACCTCTTCGCCCGCCGGGCGCTGTCCGGCTCCCGGCGGGCCGGCGAGGGCTAG
- a CDS encoding lysophospholipid acyltransferase family protein → MAFPIPSPRSKNLTNEPIDIDAVMNHPRRVQVLRGVLEKVHDGIAPLIDASRPYVRGLENLPSDGRFLLVGNHTQFVSSEVLLIPHYVRRAIGTRVRPLADRRFGQQPGFALDLMAAYGAVIGSPETARELMRHNETILVFPGGGREIPKFKGEEYQLNWRGRSGFARIAVENDYPIVPVGLVGGDDIYKSLVTRDSTVGRLLQEISTKLTGETDMAMPLMRGVGPTLIPRPQRMYLQFGEPIVTTKPKGTKAEKWVETVRNDTQQALETILADLLAIRADDPFRELNPLARNSAVA, encoded by the coding sequence ATGGCATTCCCGATCCCCTCACCCAGGAGCAAAAACCTCACGAACGAACCCATCGATATCGACGCGGTGATGAACCATCCACGCCGCGTGCAGGTCCTGCGCGGAGTCTTGGAAAAGGTTCACGACGGCATCGCACCACTGATCGATGCCTCGCGGCCCTACGTGCGCGGACTGGAAAACCTGCCCTCCGACGGCCGATTCCTGTTGGTGGGCAACCACACTCAATTCGTCAGCAGTGAAGTTCTGCTCATCCCGCACTACGTGCGTCGCGCGATCGGCACCAGGGTTCGCCCTTTGGCCGACCGCAGGTTCGGCCAGCAGCCGGGCTTTGCACTGGACCTGATGGCCGCCTACGGCGCCGTCATCGGCTCCCCGGAGACGGCCCGAGAATTGATGCGGCACAACGAGACGATCTTGGTGTTCCCCGGCGGCGGCCGCGAGATCCCGAAGTTCAAGGGCGAGGAATACCAGCTGAACTGGCGTGGCCGTTCCGGATTCGCCCGCATCGCCGTGGAGAACGACTACCCGATCGTCCCGGTCGGCCTGGTCGGCGGCGACGACATCTACAAGAGCCTGGTCACCCGGGACAGCACGGTGGGCCGCCTGCTGCAGGAGATCAGCACCAAGCTGACCGGGGAAACCGACATGGCGATGCCGTTGATGCGCGGCGTCGGACCCACGCTGATCCCCCGTCCGCAACGGATGTACCTGCAATTCGGCGAGCCGATCGTCACCACCAAACCCAAGGGAACCAAAGCCGAGAAGTGGGTCGAGACCGTCCGCAACGACACCCAGCAGGCGTTGGAGACGATCCTTGCTGACCTGCTGGCAATCCGCGCCGACGACCCGTTCCGCGAGCTGAACCCGTTGGCGCGAAACAGCGCGGTCGCTTAG
- a CDS encoding mannan-binding family protein, giving the protein MIRRIVATSILVVAAGLPGLPGMAIARASAPSFCGELGGDWDGQYCRTSVVSERNAVRDIKVALPSDLIDNPVTSSVVRDYLRTLVNNWKSVGAHMVADSFGEENYQVFRHGNYLSAVFHEDYHADGPKPNNAYRTFTFDTASGRRVQLADLVTVSAIPQLGQPFIETVLNQAAPPHDPGTYPFIADRWTPDKVYSGGYRAWALTPDELILYMPDYPVGHDEPINFDPGALQWFMDGGTVEAHIPLSALASVLRV; this is encoded by the coding sequence GTGATCAGACGAATTGTCGCGACATCGATACTGGTAGTGGCCGCGGGACTACCGGGACTTCCCGGCATGGCCATCGCACGGGCGTCGGCCCCGTCCTTCTGCGGCGAGCTCGGCGGCGATTGGGACGGCCAGTACTGCCGCACCTCGGTCGTGTCCGAACGAAATGCGGTGCGCGACATCAAGGTCGCGCTCCCGTCCGACCTCATCGACAACCCCGTCACGAGTTCGGTGGTCCGCGATTATCTGCGCACCTTGGTCAACAACTGGAAGAGCGTCGGCGCGCACATGGTGGCGGACAGCTTCGGCGAGGAGAACTACCAGGTCTTCCGGCACGGCAACTACCTCAGCGCGGTATTCCACGAGGACTATCACGCCGACGGACCCAAGCCCAACAACGCCTACCGCACCTTCACTTTCGACACGGCAAGCGGCCGGCGAGTGCAGTTGGCCGACCTGGTCACCGTCAGCGCCATCCCGCAGCTAGGGCAGCCATTCATCGAGACCGTGCTGAATCAGGCCGCTCCCCCACACGATCCGGGGACTTACCCCTTCATCGCCGACCGCTGGACTCCGGACAAGGTCTACTCCGGGGGATACCGCGCATGGGCTTTGACGCCCGACGAGTTGATCCTCTACATGCCCGACTACCCCGTCGGACACGACGAGCCGATCAACTTCGACCCCGGTGCGCTGCAATGGTTCATGGACGGCGGCACCGTCGAAGCGCATATACCGCTGTCGGCCTTGGCTTCAGTGCTGCGAGTCTAG
- a CDS encoding ABC transporter substrate-binding protein, which translates to MLVGGAALAAAGGLAGIADLARAASIDRTNTSGQLRIGYLPITDAAPLLIAHASGLYEKGVVSAAKPVLFRSWASLAEAFVTRQVDAVHMLMPTAIQLRFLLRSPVRLLSWNHTNGSALTVAPHITDLGQLAGTQVAIPFWWSIHNIILQQLLRAHDLVPVVRTSASRSARTVELIVMSPSDMVPALANRSISGYVVADPFNAMAQVRKIGRIHTFLGDVWRDHACCVVLAHDDLIENRPEAAGSLVGSIVAAQQRINADRAAAAAALSTGAYLPQPLPAIKTALTYRQQDYRFLHPQWQPQRLGYQPFPFPSFTRRLVEAMHDTVVDGDRRFLDRLDPAAVHAELVDDSFVRAALTAHGGPETFGLPSNLTRIEQVQPR; encoded by the coding sequence CTGTTGGTCGGCGGGGCCGCATTGGCTGCGGCCGGCGGGCTGGCGGGTATCGCCGATCTGGCCCGCGCGGCGAGCATCGACCGAACCAACACCAGTGGGCAGCTGCGCATCGGGTACTTGCCGATCACCGATGCGGCCCCATTGCTGATCGCTCACGCGAGCGGCCTCTACGAAAAGGGCGTGGTGAGTGCGGCCAAGCCGGTGCTGTTCCGCAGCTGGGCATCACTGGCCGAAGCCTTCGTGACCCGCCAGGTCGACGCGGTCCACATGCTGATGCCCACGGCCATCCAGCTGCGCTTTTTGCTGCGCAGCCCGGTTCGGCTGCTGAGCTGGAATCACACCAACGGGTCGGCGTTGACCGTCGCGCCGCACATCACCGATCTGGGACAGCTCGCCGGAACGCAAGTGGCCATACCGTTTTGGTGGTCGATCCACAACATCATCCTCCAGCAACTGCTGCGCGCGCATGACCTGGTGCCGGTGGTGCGCACGAGTGCCTCGCGCAGCGCGCGCACTGTGGAACTCATCGTGATGAGCCCGTCGGACATGGTGCCCGCGCTGGCCAACCGATCGATCAGCGGCTACGTCGTGGCCGACCCGTTCAACGCGATGGCTCAGGTGCGCAAAATCGGGCGCATCCATACCTTTCTCGGTGATGTGTGGCGTGATCACGCCTGCTGCGTGGTGCTCGCCCACGATGACCTCATCGAAAATCGGCCCGAGGCGGCCGGTTCGCTCGTCGGCTCGATTGTGGCTGCGCAGCAACGGATCAACGCCGACCGGGCGGCGGCCGCGGCCGCCCTGTCAACCGGCGCCTACCTGCCCCAGCCGCTGCCGGCGATCAAGACCGCACTGACCTACCGTCAGCAGGATTACCGCTTCCTGCACCCGCAATGGCAACCGCAGCGGCTGGGCTATCAGCCCTTCCCGTTCCCCAGCTTCACGCGCCGTCTGGTCGAGGCGATGCATGACACCGTCGTCGACGGCGACCGGCGGTTCCTGGATCGTCTCGATCCGGCGGCCGTGCACGCCGAGTTGGTCGACGACAGCTTTGTGCGGGCGGCGCTGACGGCACACGGTGGGCCGGAAACCTTCGGTCTGCCTTCGAATCTCACCCGAATCGAACAGGTGCAACCGCGATGA